The Diorhabda carinulata isolate Delta chromosome 12, icDioCari1.1, whole genome shotgun sequence DNA window aacaattagtACTGTCAATGTAATTTGTCTATGGTTCTAAATATCCATTTCCATAGTTTTCTCGAGACCTCGAATAATACTtatggtcaattctgaatatttaaatcttttaattgctataaaaattgaattataatccTAGTACTTGGTTCGCATTAGCAAGTCtacaatgtaaataaaaccAAACATGAATCATAAATAGATAGGTAGCCCTAAAAAGTTACTACAAAAGACCGAGTAGCCCCGGCACTTAAGGCCTAATCTAAAAAGAAGAAGATCACAGAATACTTTATTCTGTGGACGGACCATATCAAACAATGACAGCTTACGTCAACGATACCATAAGAAgcgaataaaaaaacaaaatggaaaacgcaaaaattataaaaacgtatcaataaatttatataccAAATGaatcttttcttttaatttagaGTTCACGTTTTTGACAAACACTGACAAATCAAATCGATTTAATTATAACTTAataaaataaagtcaaaaagGGTGATTATTTAATTCGAATTACAACTAGACTATTCGATTATCATCTTAAAACAATTCATCCTTGTGTTTACTCATCAGAAGTACCTCAAGAATCATAAATACAAAGGTAGCCCTAAAAAGTCATTACAAACAGACCGAATAGCCCTGGCAGTTAAGGCCTTCCTAatctaaaaagaagaaaatcacAGAATATTTTATTCTGTGGACGGAACATATCAAACAATGACAGTTTACGTCAACGATACCATAACAAGCAAATACTGTTTTTATTCCctaaaaaagttattaagaaactcaattattttcataataaaaaaaccaaatgaaaaacacaaaaattataaaaacgtataaatgaatttaaataccAAATAAATCTTCTCTTTTAACTTAGAGCTCACGTTTTTGACAAACACTGACAAATCAAAtagatttaattataatttaataaaataaagtcaaaatGGGTGATTATTTAAGTCGAATTACAACTAGTTTATTCGATTATCCTCTTAAAACATTTCATCCCTGTGTTTACTCATCAGAAGTACCTCAAGAAGGTaacaatctatttttttttcctttttcaacaAACATCGATTAATTGTTTGTACGTTTTAAGAAAATACCGATACGCCAATAGAATCAAACTACGATAAACTCGTTAAAAAATTCACGAAGAAACTTCAGAAGAATCGAATGGAAAATCGAACGGGTGATTATAAGAGTTgggaagaaaaatatttgttgataaacTTTCCAGAATGGAACGAATCGACGATCTCTTATTTGCATAGCTTATTCTTAACTTTCTCTAACGAGAATAAGATGATAGATTTCAAAGCATTGTAAGTCAACATTAATTAATCGTTGAACTTATATAGGGTGGTATTTCTATTAATAGAATACagtcaaaaaaaatattcttttgtcTGGAATCGATCGCGAGCGCAATTTCAAAAGAGAAGCCAATTTGTGctgtaattcattttttctatcgatttttacggttagtttcaacaaaaaaattaccaccTCCTAGTTGGGATGGTGAACGCACTTATCGGCATAGAATTCCAGCCTATCAAAGAACCGTCCTTGGTatggtgacgattctgcgcactAAGACAATTACCCaacgattctgttttgtatTCCAACCGGCATCGTTTTTGTACCGTTTCcgggacggtcttttcgatatTTGGCATATACTGTTACTAAAAAGGGATATTCCCAAACCTATTAACCGCCCTTTTTGTAACACAAACATCCCCATTCAAAAATAACCGATAAGATTGTCGAACTAATATTTTATACTAACATATTTGGAgctaatattaaatttttcgtgttaataatttaaatttacttaGAATTGTGgtattttcaatagaatttttcatagtttatgTATACTATCGTGTCTTTGGTGTGAAATTGATaacgaagaaaaaagaaatcaatttaaaacTACCGACGTAAATCAAGATGGATTCATAGAGTATCTGGAATTTTTAAATGTGAGTATATCAatgaaactattaaataatatttatcggTATTGAATAACAAATGTTTGTAACAGAAGTAAAATCCAATCCTACCCTCCAAAATTGCTTCTCCAAGAATCAAATCAACCCAGAAACCCCAAACCTTTCTATGCTAGAATTAGATCATATCTAATCTTCCTTCGTGGATGTTTTCCTGTCGAATCTTCTCAGACTCCACCATGGGCAATAGAAAGCACCAAATTCACCAGGACATTTTATTAAGAACTCCTCCAAGTCCGTCCAAactcttcaaaaaattcacactACAAATTCATTAGCAATCAGAATCGAGCAGCAATATATGCAAGACCACGACAGAAAAAATAGCATTTTCTCGGATTCCCTCACATACTGGATCAAAAGGAAACCAAGAGGCTGACCTTGTCGCTGAGGAAGCTGTAAATAGTGATAGTGCTGAGTGCTTTTTAACTATTGCCCGTATTAAATCAATCCTAAAGGGGAAAGTGAAAGACTCATGGACAATACTATCGAAAAATCGCAGAGACGAAGTTTCCGTCAAGGCCATACGCCATACGACTGACTTATTTGATGCGAAACCTGAACCAAAATGCAGCAGCTGCAAAAGCACATAATCGCAGAACGTCCATCTTTTAACTCTGAAAGATCAGACCTAAAACAGATGTCGATCATAAACTTAATTGAACAAATACCTGAAGATAAAAcacttaatttttattgaatcgtTAATAACCGGTTTACGGTTCGTACATGTTTATGAAGCTTGGACTTCCTTTCACAGAATCCTCTAGGTTACAACCTCTTCTTTcagatatgaataaatattataacatgtgttttctttttgattCCAGTTGATCTATTCTGATGAAAATTTAACAACTGTTACTAAAAGTATTGCAGAACAAACGCAGTTCGTAAACGCTTTGTCTATTGGAGAACAATTAGAATGCGGATTGTTTTGATATCACTCACAGTGACAACGATTTCGATTGCTTCAACTAGGAGTTATCGAAGGGACTGAGTGAGATATTGCTGGCGGTACCGTGTAgtcttataaataaaatattggaggAAATTCAATGAGTGTAAAATTGTGATAAGGAGTCGTAGAATTTGATTCAGTACCAGTGGTAACGTTGTATACTAAACAACAGTTCTAATGATTGAAATTGCATCAGGTTTGCATAAGCCTATTTTAGAGATTAGAGTGGAATATCCCTCAAAATCACTTGGGCTATAAGAAAAAAGTTCGAATGAAAAATGTAGGGGATGAAATTCTCTTTAAAATCGTTTTGAGTCacttttgtaacaaaaatggagatatattcagtaaaaaattaaaatttattgctcAGCTGTACAGTATATTAAGAAATGTCCAATTTAAAAGTGGGTTTTaaccaaaattttggaaaaatcttaAGCCTGAGCCATACAAGGATCATCTACCAAAAAAACTCGTAATCTTTCACTGCAAGTATATCTCAATTTCTATTTGGGAcgattttataaacaaatttattcccTATATTTTTCACTCAAACCTTTttcttatacagggtgtgtccAAAGAACGGAATTCAACCCATACAAAATTCATATCGTACACTAAATTTCAagaatgaaattatgaattgtTTCACTTTGTTTAACAGCTTGTTATACTCTGAAGAGGCTCATTTCCACATCAAAGGTCATGTCATAGCCTTAAAGTTACAGTTTAGACAGCTACATCAACTCGTAGCATCACACAGCAATAATATTTTGAGAACGAACATGATCGCGCGGTTACTGATACTTCGAAACCGTATGTGACAAGTTTGAACAGGATAGCGTCAACTTCTAACTTCTTTATGTCAATCGTCCATCAACTGTCCCCTAACAAGATGATATCTCGAAGAGTAGACCACCACGAAGTCTGGATTTGTGTCCAATGGACTTTTTCTCGTGGGGTTACCTTAAGACtgaagttttcgaaaataaaatcgcgttcaattgatgaaaatatccGAAATAGAGgtgatttatagaaaataatttcccTTTTATGTGgattaacacaaaataaaagaaaatcatactgtatatagttttatttttctttgaaatcaaaGGAATCGAAAGAGAAATCCTGTATCTTTTCAAGTTCTTgggattttttcaaaaaatagtgaTTTATGGggtaatttctaattatttaccACCCcataaatgaaaaacaacattttcaaccatgaatttatatcaaaatccGTTTTTTTTCGGactaaatgttcaaaaaaatgaatcagtAACCTAAATTAATCATTACAAACTGCTTTATTGAAgaatttagatataaaaatgagTTCAGTTATATTTCAACTGTTTCTGATCGTATTGATCAAGTTGTTTCTAATCTGAGGATTCTGAGCTTTCCTCCATCTGCCATTATGCAAGCCGCGTCGTTTTTTCCTCCACAATATTTTGAAGAAGAGAAAACCGTTACCAACTTCCCTTTTTGCTGAacctgaaaattattttacgactaaaatacaatatataaattccATGTTGTCAGATCGCCCGCAGTGTTGCCATTACACGCCTTGTACTGATCTCCATAACAACTTAACTTCATTGTTATTGGAAGCAAACATGATACTGATTAGCAAATTTCACTCTTCAAATCTTTCCTAAAACTACGATAGCTAGTTTGGTTTACTACCAGAGATGTCTGCCCCCGAAAAGACCCATCAAGCGAAACTGAACGTCAACCTTGGCTTTCCACCTACGCAGTTAAGgtgaagaataaaaattgagGTGAAAAGTAAGAAAAGTAAGAAAAGAAAAGGTCGAAAATCAATCCTAAAAACATGAAAATCTCACTTAAAAAAACTCCAACCTTCAACCAATACAACATCACAGCGCTTGGCTTCTGTCTGCTGCTCCAGAGTGCCACAACGCAAACCAAGTCGATGTTGCCTTAAAAGAGATACTGGAAACGCACATCGCTACACAAAATGTACCCAATAAGTAGTATCGTGTCTTGTTTCATGTCATATGTCATATGTCATGTATGACGGTGTTTTTTTGGACGCCCCAGAGGCATGTCAACCTGGAAAGCATGCTATCTCCCGCATATACCTGAACCTAAAGAAGATCTAAGGGCTGCCTACCTCAGTTGGGAACATCCTCAATCGCTAGCCGTCCAAAACCCTACTCAAAGATCGACAGGTCTGTCCAAGCCGTTCCACATTTCCAGCAACTGCATAGTAGTTGGAAGAAAACTTCCAGAAATGATTCCAGTCAGTCATTAAGAAAGATCATTTGATACACATCTTAACGctcaaaacaaaaaatgctaAGGCGAGTTATTATACCAGATGAAGCAGAAAATATTCACCTGGAAACCGGCTTGAGCAACTTCGTGCGCCCGAACTAAATGAGTTAATTGATTGGCTTTCAAAAATCTTTCCAAGGCTTCGACGCTGAAGATATGCGCGGTACCTCTTCTTGTATTCACAGCAAATCCTTCATTGGCTAACAGCTCCATAGCTAATTTGTCGTTTATCGTTTTTGgtctaataattaaattgattaattaaaaaattgtcttccAAAGGCCGGTTTCTTCGCGTTCTAATAAAgtgccaaataattattaaccacattatcttttaattgtcgaataaatGTTTACCGTTTCTTCAACCTAGTTGGTTTAAATCCGAACtaactaataagtatttgtcactttattaCGTTGGTAACACTGTAAAAGATGCCTATATAGCAATCGTCCATGTattgaaaaaggaaagaaataagCTATTGACAGTTTCCTATGATCTGTGTTCGTGACAACGATCTGTGAATTGAATTTACACGTGTtttgttgaggttatgttaaagTAGTCGCTAGTTAATAATGAAAAGtgggaaaggaaaaagaaaactgtcaaaaatttcgttcatcatatttaattatttgtatgacgaatatttccaaaaacgaactaatcaaatatagttaaaataaacaaacaaaccacttttgatgtatgatattttaggttaagtttcttTCTCTATGTGAAGAAACGCGGTGTCACTTTATTACGTTGGTAACACTATGAAAGATGTCTTTATAGCAATCGTCCATGTattgaaaaaggaaagaaataagCTATTGACAGTTTCCTGTGATCTGTGTTCGTGACAACGATCTGTGAATTGAATTTGCACGTGTTTTGTTGAGGTTATGTCAAAGTAGTCGCTAGTTAATATTGAAAAGtgggaaaggaaaaagaaaactgtcaaaaatttcgttcatcatatttaattatttgtatgacgaatatttccaaaaacgaactaatcaaatatagttaaaataatcaaacaaaccacttttgatgtatgatattttaggttaagtttcttTCTCTATGTGAAGAAACGCGGTGTCACTTTATTACGTTGGTAACACTATGAAAGATGTCTTTATAGCAATCGTCCATGTattgaaaaaggaaagaaataagCTATTGACAGTTTCCTGTGATCTGTGTTCGTGACAACGATCTGTGAATTGAATTTGCACGTGTTTTGTTGAGGTTATGTCAAAGTAGTCGCTAGTTAATATTGAAAAGtgggaaaggaaaaagaaaactgtcaaaaatttcgttcatcatatttaattatttgtatgacgaatatttccaaaaacgaactaatcaaatatagttaaaataaacaaacaaaccacttttgatgtatgatattttaggttaagtttcttTCTCTATGTGAAGAAACGCGGTGTCACTTTATTACGTTGGTAACACTATGAAAGATGTCTTTATAGCAATCGTCCATGTattgaaaaaggaaagaaataagCTATTGACAGTTTCCTGTGATCTGTGTTCGTGACAACGATCTGTGAATTGAATTTGCACGTGTTTTGTTGAGGTTATGTCAAAGTAGTCGCTAGTTAATATTGAAAAGtgggaaaggaaaaagaaaactgtcaaaaatttcgttcatcatatttaattatttgtatgacgaatatttccaaaaacgaactaatcaaatatagttaaaataaacaaacaaaccacttttgatgtatgatattttaggttaagtttcttTCTCTATGTGAAGAAACGCGGTGTCACTTTATTACGTTGGTAACACTATGAAAGATGTCTTTATAGCAATCGTCCATGTattgaaaaaggaaagaaataagCTATTGACAGTTTCCTGTGATCTGTGTTCGTGACAACGATCTGTGAATTGAATTTGCACGTGTTTTGTTGAGGTTATGTCAAAGTAGTCGCTAGTTAATATTGAAAAGtgggaaaggaaaaagaaaactgtcaaaaatttcgttcatcatatttaattatttgtatgacgaatatttccaaaaacgaactaatcaaatatagttaaaataatcaaacaaaccacttttgatgtatgatattttaggttaagtttcttTCTCTATGTGAAGAAACGCGGTGTCACTTTATTACGTTGGTAACACTATGAAAGATGTCTTTATAGCAATCGTCCATGTATTGAAATAGGAAAGAAAtaagcgaaaaaaaaaacgttcttcTATTGACAGTTTCCTGTGATCTGTGTTCGTGACAACGATCTGTGAATTGAATTTGCACGTGTTTTGTTGAAGTTATGTCAAAGTAGTCGCTAGTTAATATTGAAAAGtgggaaaggaaaaagaaaactgtcaaaaatttcgttcatcatatttaattatttgtatgacgaatatttccaaaaacgaactaatcaaatatagttaaaataaacaaacaaaccacttttgatgtatgatattttaggttaagtttcttTCTCTATGTGAAGAAACGCGGTGTCACTTTATTACGTTGGTAACACTATGAAAGATGTCTTTATAGCAATCGTCCATGTattgaaaaaggaaagaaataagCTATTGACAGTTTCCTGTGATCTGTGTTCGTGACAACGATCTGTGAATTGAATTTGCACGTGTTTTGTTGAGGTTATGTCAAAGTAGTCGCTAGTTAATATTGAAAAGtgggaaaggaaaaagaaaactgtcaaaaatttcgttcatcatatttaattatttgtatgacgaatatttccaaaaacgaactaatcaaatatagttaaaataaacaaacaaaccacttttgatgtatgatattttaggttaagtttctaCTAAACTTT harbors:
- the LOC130900255 gene encoding uncharacterized protein LOC130900255: MGDYLSRITTSLFDYPLKTFHPCVYSSEVPQEENTDTPIESNYDKLVKKFTKKLQKNRMENRTGDYKSWEEKYLLINFPEWNESTISYLHSLFLTFSNENKMIDFKAFLCILSCLWCEIDNEEKRNQFKTTDVNQDGFIEYLEFLNLIYSDENLTTVTKSIAEQTQFVNALSIGEQLECGLF